The genomic DNA GGAGCAGGTGCGCGGACCACAGGAGCGAATCCTGCGGCGATTCGACAGGAAGCCGAAACGTCTTGCATCGAGGCGGCTTTTCCTGCTGCAGGGGCTGCCAGGAGTGGGACCCGCGCTTGCACACCGGCTCCTCTGCCACTTTGGTTCAATCGAGCGGATCGTCACCGTGGACGCCGCCGCACTGGCCGAGGTGCGAGGCATCGGCGCAAGAAAAGCGGCGCGTATTCGAGAGTTCGTTGGCAGTCCATCTCCGGGCGGCCCTATCCACCACCTCGAACAGGAGGACCACGCACGCGGCTGACGAACGTCGAGCGGAGGCCACATAGCGATGTGAAAGAAACCAGTCGGTACCAGAAGGCCAAAGCCGCTTCGCGAGCGTGTCGCGGCTTTGAGGAGGGCCGGCGTGATTGCGTGGAGCGGACGGCGGCTGCGACCAGCGAAGCCCGCGGGCAAGATCCGTGGCAATAAGACTGTCGCCGACTTGCTTGTCGAGAACCGCGAGTGACGGCATCTTCAACGCGAGTGCCGCTTTGGTTAGCCGTCGTCCTGGAGGACGTCCATCACGAGCGATCTGTCGATGTCGCATTCGCTGGTTCTGCGCCTTCTCCCACGTGCGCGAGCGCTTCGCGAATCAGAGCGGGTGCGATGCGGAAGCCCGCTGCGACGAGCGCGTCAAGCACGGGCTTGAGTGCAGGGAGCAATGCCAGTTGTCGCGCTTGAACCAGGACGCCGAGTGTTCCCCGTACGGCGAGACCGCGCGCTTGTGCCACTTTCCGTCCTACCCGTTCGTCGATGAGAAGGAGATCTGCCCGGAGAGATTCGGCGAGGAGGATGGCTGCCGTCTCTCCGGGATCGAGCCCCAGGTCTAACTCGAGCGACGGGTCGTCGAGGACCCGCAACCAGCGTACCTGGTGGAGTGCATCGATGCCAGGCGCGGACGGGCGCCGTTCCACGGCCTCGTGCCACACCGCTCGCGGCACGACGACTTCATCGAAGAGCGCAGAAAGCAGGTGAAGGGCCCCGACGCGCGAGAGGTAGATGAGCGGGGAACTGTCGGCGACGACCAGCACGCAGCCTCAGCGCTGGCTCTTCGGAATAGCTCCGAGCTCTTGCTTGAAATCCTCGACGTCGTGATCAATGGCATAGAGGCCGTGCCGGCCGGCCTCGATGAGGAAGTCGTCGAGCGTCACATCGAGTGCGCCTGCCGCGCCGGCACGAGTCAAGCGGCCGGCTCGAACCTCGTCGATCACGAGCAGTAGGCGCGCGCGCCTGACCAAGTCGTCAGTCGGCTGCCCAGACAGCGGTCCCGGAATCTCGACCGTGATTTCCATGGAGCCTTCTCATTTCGATTATAGCCGTACCGGCTGCGCCCGATCCATTCTGGCGCGACTCTGCACGGAGCGAGAGGGCCTGAGACACAATGAGACATTTTGTGCGTGAACACAGCAGAACGGAGCGAAACGCACCGAAGCGATAACGCCGAAAACTCGAACAAACCAGAGCGAACCGGAACGGGCCGCAACCCATTCACGGCTCTCTGGACCACGTTATCGGGGTTCGACTCCCTGCCTCCCAGCCAGCTCAACAGTAAAGCACACCACTCCCTGCTTCGTATGAACGCAGGTTTATGGCGAAACCTGACGCGAACCGTCCGCTAGGAAATCTGTCGTCCTAGAGCCAAGTCTCAAGGCCACACGTTTCGGAGGTGAACGGCCTATGTAAAGTGCTGGCCTATATAGACTTGTAATTACTTCACATTCCACTTCACATTGAGAGCGCTTCGGCTTATCGTATCCGTATGAGCGCCACAGACAATCCGCTCGAAGCTCCGACGCCAGAGGAGGTGCCGCTCAAGAACGCACCCCTGGTGCGCGTCATCGCGCAGCTCCGGTTTCCCGAGATTCTGTCCGTCGAGCAGCGAGAGTTCGTGGCCCCCTTTCAGGAGGCAACGCGAAGTAAATATCCCGTGCTTCGACAGGAGCAGACGCAAGGGTTTCTGCTGGGACCAGGCGGTGTGGCCCAAGCGAAACCAAAGATCGCCTGGCGTTTCAGCGATACGACTGGCGATTGGCGTGTCTCGCTGGCATCTGAATTCTTGGCGCTTGAGACCACGCGGTACGTCAGCAGGTCGGACTTCTTCGGCAGACTCAGGTTTCTCGCCGAAGCGGTCATTGAGCACATCGGACCGAGTCAGCTCGATCGCCTTGGGGTTCGCTACATCGATCGGATTGCTGGCCCGACAGTCGACGACATCACGGCGCTTGTGCGGCCTGAGGTCCGTGGCATCGTGGGAACGAGCATCGCGACCCAGGCAGTGCACGCGATTTCAGAATCACTGTTCAACGTGACCGGCGCACAGATGCTTGCTCGGTGGGGGTGTCTTCCCCCGGGCGCGACCGTCGATCCATCGGCGATCGAACCCGCGAAGGAGAAGAGCTGGATTCTCGATCTTGATATGTTCAGCGCGGCTCCGATGCCGTTTGAAGTTGACCAAGTCATTTCAGAAGCGCAGCGCTACGCCGAGCGGATCTACACGGTCTTTCGGTGGGCTGTCACGAATGAGTTCCTGGTTCGATTCGGAGGCGAGCCATGAATAGCACGCCAGTCCGCTCACCGTTTGATACCACGTCGGCCGGCGGCGCAATGCTCCTCATGCGGCAGGTCCGTGAGCCGATCCTAGCCAGCGTCATCTTCGTTGGTCTTGGAACCTCCGCCGCGGTTGCGCCTCCTCCGGAAGTGCTTTCGCATCTACAGAGGCCTGTTGACCAGACGAACGCAGGGACATCCCTGCCGGCGGCCCTGTCAGCGAGCGGTGCGATCGCCGAGTTGAGGCGGCTCAGTGGCCTGACGTGGGATCAGCTCGCTCGGTTGTTCAACGTGAGTCGTCGGTCCCTCCACTTCTGGGCCAGCGGGAAGCCCATGGCGCCCAGCAACGAGGAGCATCTCCAGCGGCTGCTCGCTGTAGTCCGAAAGATTGATAGAGGGACGGCCACGGCCAACCGCGCCCTATTGCTGGCTGCTCGGGAAGACGGAAACTTCCCGTTTGACATGTTGGCCATCGGCGCTTACGACCGAGTTTTAGCGCTCTTGGCAACCGGTGAAGTGCGACGCGTCACGCCGTCAGGCCTCAGTGAAGCAGAGCGGGCAGCGCGAACTCCGCCTCGACCCGAAGACCTTGTGGGTGCGCTCCAGGATCGCATTCACCCTTCGAGCGGGCGCCTGCGTGCGGCAAGGTCAGTCAATCGGCATCGGAGATAGTGAGTGGCAACACTCAGTCCAGACTCCGATGAGGCCAAGCGCATCGACGCTGCTCTCCAAGATTGGAGGCAGGGCGATTTGGCGCTCGAGGAATCGTGGTTCGTTCATGTAGGTGACCCGGGCGCCCCGCTTACCGATGCGGCGGCGGAGGCCGCAGATGGGGACCTGCAAGCGCTCACGTCGGAAGTTCGAGGGCTGATCGTCGTCACGCAGACTTGCGATATCGTTCGAGCCTGCGTCGACAGACCCTATGTCGAGATCGCTCCGCTCGTGCAGGTCAGTGAGGACGACCTCCAGATGGTGAAACGTGGGCGGCGTCCAGCCTATGCAACCCTGCCGGGCCTGGAGCCGGATTGCCTCGTAGCCGATCTCGACCGAGTGATGACGGTCGAAAAGTCGATCGTCGCTTCGTGGAAAAGGACGCCGGGCTACCTCGACGATGCAGCCGGTCGAGGGTTTGCGCAGGCTCTTGCTCGGAAGCGAGTACGGTTCGCGTTTCCTGACGACTTCACGAGCTTGGTCGACAAGCTACAGCGACGGCTTGTCGAGAAGCACGATAAGGACTCAGTCGAGGGTCGCGGGCTTCGCGCTCTTCGCGATATCCGCGTCCGAGCAGCGCCTTCTTGGGATGCTGCCGAGGTGGAGATCCTTTTCTGGTTCGTGCGTGAAGAGGAAGAGATCATCTTCGAGGGGAAGAGCTGGCCTGATCTCTTGAACTCGTGGCTCAAGCTCGTTCCAGCCTCCGGACGTTTCAAGGCTGTCGATGGCCAAGTCGTCGTCTTGGAAGACATGACCGCAAGAGACTACGTCGAGAGCGATCCGCTCGATCTCGACCACCTTTCGACGAGCGCGAAGGCGTGACCGGCTTTTGTCCGAAATCTGTATACAAATTTCGGACAGCGTACTCGTCATACCCGGAGCCGAAATACGGATACGTATCGACTTGCGGCGCTATGAACGTCATGCGGCCGTGAGGAGCCAGTTGCGAATTCCGTCCCTAACACCCAGCCAAAGAAATCCGATCGTCGAAATTCTCCGTAACTCGCACCAAGCCAATACCTTGCGAGTTCTAGATCGACGGCCCGTTTCTCGCACGCGGTCACAGACGATCCGCGTTCGTCAGCGGAGCTATGGAGGCGATCACGGGTGCGGGCCAATGTGGCACCTGATTCGAGTCCGCATCAGCACTCGCGGGATCACTCGATGATCGATTGCCTTCATCGGTCCGCCAGAGAGGGCATTTCGGGCGGCGATGCCACCTTGGCGGCTGCCAATCGGAG from Acidobacteriota bacterium includes the following:
- a CDS encoding DUF3368 domain-containing protein; its protein translation is MLVVADSSPLIYLSRVGALHLLSALFDEVVVPRAVWHEAVERRPSAPGIDALHQVRWLRVLDDPSLELDLGLDPGETAAILLAESLRADLLLIDERVGRKVAQARGLAVRGTLGVLVQARQLALLPALKPVLDALVAAGFRIAPALIREALAHVGEGAEPANATSTDRS
- a CDS encoding UPF0175 family protein, whose translation is MEITVEIPGPLSGQPTDDLVRRARLLLVIDEVRAGRLTRAGAAGALDVTLDDFLIEAGRHGLYAIDHDVEDFKQELGAIPKSQR
- a CDS encoding TIGR04255 family protein; protein product: MSATDNPLEAPTPEEVPLKNAPLVRVIAQLRFPEILSVEQREFVAPFQEATRSKYPVLRQEQTQGFLLGPGGVAQAKPKIAWRFSDTTGDWRVSLASEFLALETTRYVSRSDFFGRLRFLAEAVIEHIGPSQLDRLGVRYIDRIAGPTVDDITALVRPEVRGIVGTSIATQAVHAISESLFNVTGAQMLARWGCLPPGATVDPSAIEPAKEKSWILDLDMFSAAPMPFEVDQVISEAQRYAERIYTVFRWAVTNEFLVRFGGEP
- a CDS encoding FAD-dependent oxidoreductase; the protein is MDRAGVQVNERSEAVVDTSLRTNVPHIYAAGDVIGRQHGSQMATPIGSRQGGIAARNALSGGPMKAIDHRVIPRVLMRTRIRCHIGPHP